The region CTTTTTTTTCACTTCCGGATAGACCTCTCCCATCCACTGCTTCACCTCAGCCGGGCGTTGCTCGTAAGCCTTCTTCAGTGGTCGCTGGGGAGTGAAACCCCAGCGAGCCAAGACTACACTCATCGATTGAAGTCCATACTCGATTTTAAACCGGTTTTTGATCAGCTCTCTCACGGCTTCCCGCGTCCAGAGAGCGAAACGCAGCTTCAATTGATCCGGGGTCTTGTCGGTGATAAGCTTTTGAATCTCTTTCTCTTGATCCGCAGTCATCTTGCGTCCACTTCCATCTTGCCGACCCCGCTTGCCCTTACCGATAGCCGCCCAACCCCCAACCTCAAAGCGTTTCCACCACCGATTCACCGTGGGCTGGGCCACACCAAAATCCTTGGCAACCTGTGTTTGTGTTCGGCCCTTTTTCAAGGCACGGATCGCCTGACGGCGCAT is a window of Puniceicoccus vermicola DNA encoding:
- a CDS encoding winged helix-turn-helix domain-containing protein — protein: MENRDARTLSQDAQQEMRRQAIRALKKGRTQTQVAKDFGVAQPTVNRWWKRFEVGGWAAIGKGKRGRQDGSGRKMTADQEKEIQKLITDKTPDQLKLRFALWTREAVRELIKNRFKIEYGLQSMSVVLARWGFTPQRPLKKAYEQRPAEVKQWMGEVYPEVKKK